A region of Chelonia mydas isolate rCheMyd1 chromosome 7, rCheMyd1.pri.v2, whole genome shotgun sequence DNA encodes the following proteins:
- the ADO gene encoding 2-aminoethanethiol dioxygenase isoform X1: MQGAVRAGAEGRALPRSTAESRGRAGSAERDYLGGTMPRDNMASLIQRVAKQARITFRGPAPGPGFGENLHRLQQLLNEVQAEDLHLAPRGPAAVPGAGCSRAGAGAGAVPPVSYMHICETESFSMGVFLLRSGACIPLHDHPGMNGMLKVLYGSLRIACLDPLPPAAPPGARRRALLRSRQLYTPASPPCLLSPHTDNLHQIDAVDGPAAFLDILAPPYDPENGRDCHYYRLLEAPAGPAADPHALPREVWLLETPQAADFWCGGEPYPGPKVSP, from the coding sequence ATGCAAGGGGCCGTGCGCGCCGGCGCAGAGGGGCGCGCCCTGCCCCGGAGCACGGCGGAGAGCCGTGGCCGGGCGGGCAGTGCCGAGCGTGATTACCTAGGCGGGACCATGCCTCGGGACAACATGGCCTCCCTGATCCAGCGGGTAGCCAAACAGGCCCGCATCACCTTCCGGGGCCCGGCGCCGGGCCCCGGCTTCGGCGAGAACCTGCAccggctgcagcagctgctgaatgAGGTGCAGGCCGAGGACCTGCACCTCGCCCCGCGGGGCCCGGCGGCCGTGCCGGGGGCGGGCTGCTCGCGGGCCGGGGCCGGAGCCGGGGCGGTGCCGCCGGTGAGCTACATGCACATCTGCGAGACGGAGAGCTTCAGCATGGGCGTGTTCCTGCTGCGGAGCGGGGCCTGCATCCCGCTGCACGACCACCCGGGCATGAACGGCATGCTCAAGGTGCTCTACGGCAGCCTGCGCATCGCCTGCCTGGACCCGCTGCCCCCCGCCGCGCCGCCCGGCGCCCGCCGCCGCGCCCTGCTCCGCTCGCGCCAGCTCTACACGCCCGCCTCGCCGCCCTGCCTGCTCTCGCCGCACACCGACAACCTGCACCAGATCGACGCCGTGGACGGGCCCGCCGCCTTCCTCGACATCCTGGCGCCCCCCTACGACCCCGAGAACGGCCGGGACTGCCACTACTACCGCCTGCTGGAGGCGCCCGCCGGCCCCGCCGCCGATCCCCACGCCCTGCCCCGGGAGGTGTGGCTGCTGGAGACCCCGCAGGCGGCGGATTTCTGGTGCGGCGGAGAGCCCTACCCCGGGCCCAAGGTCTCCCCTTGA
- the ADO gene encoding 2-aminoethanethiol dioxygenase isoform X2 → MQGAVRAGAEGRALPRSTAESRGRAGSAERDYLGGTMPRDNMASLIQRVAKQARITFRGPAPGPGFGENLHRLQQLLNEVQAEDLHLAPRGPAAVPGAGCSRAGAGAGAVPPVSYMHICETESFSMGVFLLRSGACIPLHDHPGMNGMLKVLYGSLRIACLDPLPPAAPPGARRRALLRSRQLYTPASPPCLLSPHTDNLHQIDAVDGPAAFLDILAPPYDPENGRDCHYYRLLEAPAGPAADPHALPREVWLLETPQAADF, encoded by the coding sequence ATGCAAGGGGCCGTGCGCGCCGGCGCAGAGGGGCGCGCCCTGCCCCGGAGCACGGCGGAGAGCCGTGGCCGGGCGGGCAGTGCCGAGCGTGATTACCTAGGCGGGACCATGCCTCGGGACAACATGGCCTCCCTGATCCAGCGGGTAGCCAAACAGGCCCGCATCACCTTCCGGGGCCCGGCGCCGGGCCCCGGCTTCGGCGAGAACCTGCAccggctgcagcagctgctgaatgAGGTGCAGGCCGAGGACCTGCACCTCGCCCCGCGGGGCCCGGCGGCCGTGCCGGGGGCGGGCTGCTCGCGGGCCGGGGCCGGAGCCGGGGCGGTGCCGCCGGTGAGCTACATGCACATCTGCGAGACGGAGAGCTTCAGCATGGGCGTGTTCCTGCTGCGGAGCGGGGCCTGCATCCCGCTGCACGACCACCCGGGCATGAACGGCATGCTCAAGGTGCTCTACGGCAGCCTGCGCATCGCCTGCCTGGACCCGCTGCCCCCCGCCGCGCCGCCCGGCGCCCGCCGCCGCGCCCTGCTCCGCTCGCGCCAGCTCTACACGCCCGCCTCGCCGCCCTGCCTGCTCTCGCCGCACACCGACAACCTGCACCAGATCGACGCCGTGGACGGGCCCGCCGCCTTCCTCGACATCCTGGCGCCCCCCTACGACCCCGAGAACGGCCGGGACTGCCACTACTACCGCCTGCTGGAGGCGCCCGCCGGCCCCGCCGCCGATCCCCACGCCCTGCCCCGGGAGGTGTGGCTGCTGGAGACCCCGCAGGCGGCGGATTTCTG